A genomic stretch from Arthrobacter sp. KBS0702 includes:
- a CDS encoding DUF2516 family protein, with translation MDGRALIEIADRGIYFLLALVALGLEVWAFFDCLRHKANAFEAVSKRTKTFWLALTGGALAIGLLSIVGGGGGFFGPLGLFGLAAVTAASVYLADVRPAVKDVGRGGSRNMGPYGPW, from the coding sequence ATGGACGGAAGAGCGCTGATTGAAATTGCCGACAGGGGAATCTATTTCCTCCTTGCCCTCGTGGCCCTGGGCCTTGAGGTGTGGGCGTTCTTCGACTGCCTGCGGCACAAGGCCAACGCCTTCGAGGCGGTGTCCAAGCGGACCAAGACCTTCTGGCTCGCGCTGACCGGCGGCGCCCTGGCCATCGGCCTGCTGTCCATCGTTGGCGGCGGCGGAGGGTTCTTCGGCCCGCTGGGGCTCTTCGGGCTCGCGGCCGTGACGGCAGCCTCCGTCTATCTCGCCGACGTCCGCCCCGCGGTGAAGGACGTCGGCCGCGGCGGCAGCAGGAACATGGGGCCCTACGGGCCCTGGTAA
- a CDS encoding cell wall metabolism sensor histidine kinase WalK — MLIGVIAGLVGLSLGIFGVLAFRVSEQQRKISDVETGDPSLPDGAAEVLAVVGRAFVVVDAIDGVVRASPAAYAYGLVRGHTVVHQQLLEMTAKVRRDGVILEKQLELPRGPLGQGTIVVQVRAAMLGEEYILLLADDRTEITRTEEIRNDFVANVSHELKTPVGAISLLAEALEASPDDEEAVRRFAKRMHKESTRLAALVQDIIELSRLQGANVAQQAHPVDINTVVAEAVDRSQLPAESKNIEIVVGGRTNAMVYGDQDLLVTALRNLIDNAIRYSPENTRVGVGVRARDGLVAVSVTDQGEGLSAEDQERVFERFYRVDSARSRHTGGTGLGLSIVKHVMANHGGEVTLWSQPGQGSTFTIRLPEMEGQDQPATDPRRTSHTARPERRDAAGVHEQGASA, encoded by the coding sequence ATGCTCATCGGTGTGATCGCGGGCCTGGTCGGCCTGTCGCTCGGCATCTTCGGCGTGCTCGCCTTCCGGGTCAGTGAGCAGCAGCGCAAAATCAGCGACGTGGAGACCGGCGACCCCTCGCTTCCGGACGGCGCCGCGGAGGTGCTCGCCGTCGTCGGCCGAGCGTTCGTCGTGGTTGACGCGATCGACGGCGTGGTGCGGGCCAGCCCCGCCGCCTACGCGTACGGCCTCGTGCGGGGGCACACCGTGGTGCACCAGCAGTTGCTGGAAATGACGGCCAAGGTCCGGCGCGACGGCGTGATCCTCGAGAAGCAGCTTGAACTGCCCCGCGGCCCGCTGGGCCAGGGAACTATCGTGGTGCAGGTCCGCGCGGCCATGCTCGGCGAGGAATATATCCTGCTGCTTGCGGACGACCGCACCGAGATCACCCGCACCGAGGAAATCCGCAACGACTTCGTGGCGAACGTCTCGCACGAGCTGAAGACCCCCGTCGGCGCCATCTCGCTGCTGGCCGAGGCGCTGGAAGCCTCGCCCGACGACGAGGAAGCCGTCCGCCGGTTCGCCAAGCGCATGCACAAGGAATCCACCCGGTTGGCCGCCCTCGTGCAGGACATCATCGAACTTTCCCGGCTGCAGGGGGCCAATGTGGCCCAGCAGGCGCACCCTGTGGACATCAACACCGTCGTCGCCGAGGCCGTGGACCGGTCCCAGCTCCCCGCCGAGAGCAAGAACATCGAGATTGTGGTGGGCGGCCGGACCAACGCGATGGTCTATGGCGACCAGGACCTGCTGGTCACGGCGCTGCGGAACCTGATCGACAACGCCATCCGGTATTCACCGGAGAACACCAGGGTGGGCGTCGGTGTGCGCGCCCGGGACGGCCTGGTGGCGGTCTCCGTGACGGACCAGGGCGAGGGACTCAGTGCCGAGGACCAGGAGCGCGTCTTTGAACGCTTCTACCGCGTGGACTCCGCCCGCTCCCGCCACACCGGGGGCACCGGACTGGGCCTCAGCATCGTCAAGCACGTGATGGCCAACCACGGCGGCGAGGTGACGCTCTGGTCCCAGCCCGGACAGGGCTCCACCTTCACCATCCGCCTTCCCGAGATGGAGGGCCAGGACCAGCCCGCGACGGATCCCCGCCGGACCTCGCACACCGCACGACCAGAACGACGCGACGCCGCCGGCGTCCATGAACAAGGAGCTAGCGCTTGA
- the ispF gene encoding 2-C-methyl-D-erythritol 2,4-cyclodiphosphate synthase yields MLLPRTGIGIDVHAYAPAHAPQPLWLGGLHWDGERGLAGHSDGDPVAHAAADALFSASGLGDLGTHFGTDRPEYAGASGVTLLAEAARIVRAGGFEIGNIAVQFVANRPKFGPRREESQRVLSEAAGAPVSVSATTSDGLGFTGRGEGIAATATALVYPAG; encoded by the coding sequence ATGCTGCTCCCGCGGACAGGGATCGGCATCGACGTCCACGCCTACGCCCCAGCGCACGCCCCGCAGCCGCTGTGGCTCGGGGGCCTGCACTGGGACGGCGAGCGGGGCCTGGCGGGCCATTCCGACGGCGACCCGGTGGCCCACGCCGCCGCAGACGCGCTCTTCTCCGCCAGCGGCCTCGGGGACCTCGGGACGCACTTCGGCACCGACCGCCCGGAATACGCGGGGGCCTCGGGCGTCACGCTGCTTGCCGAAGCGGCCCGGATCGTCCGCGCCGGCGGCTTCGAGATCGGCAACATTGCGGTGCAGTTCGTAGCGAACCGCCCGAAGTTCGGCCCGCGCCGGGAGGAATCCCAGCGGGTCCTCAGCGAAGCCGCCGGCGCACCCGTGAGTGTCTCGGCCACCACCAGTGACGGCCTCGGGTTCACCGGCCGCGGCGAAGGCATCGCGGCCACGGCCACCGCCCTGGTCTACCCGGCCGGCTGA
- the ispD gene encoding 2-C-methyl-D-erythritol 4-phosphate cytidylyltransferase: MNTASRADVTAVILVAAGSGQRLGYGMPKAKVPLGGDSILTHALRGVAAAGIARQICVAIPPGDPELRAQCEAFEAELQAEHRRTAGSGEGVQLPAVTVVDGGSSRAESVRAALSALLPGMQAVLVHDAARALAPEAVFHRVAAALAAGAVAVIPVMPVVDTIKTVDPSLGADADIAPEVVTGTAPREMLRAVQTPQGFDLATLRRAHEAAAEYDNAREAAVTDDAMLVEQLGVPVYAVRGASQSLKITTPLDLILAEGLLEGPLGARWVEG, translated from the coding sequence ATGAACACTGCATCGAGAGCCGACGTCACCGCGGTCATTCTCGTCGCCGCGGGATCCGGCCAGCGCCTGGGCTACGGCATGCCGAAGGCCAAGGTGCCCCTCGGCGGCGACAGCATCCTCACCCACGCCCTGCGCGGCGTGGCCGCCGCCGGCATCGCCCGGCAGATCTGCGTTGCCATCCCGCCCGGTGACCCGGAACTGAGAGCCCAGTGCGAGGCCTTCGAAGCGGAACTGCAGGCCGAGCACCGGCGAACCGCCGGGTCGGGGGAGGGGGTGCAGCTGCCGGCTGTGACCGTCGTCGACGGCGGTTCCAGCCGCGCCGAGTCGGTGCGGGCCGCGCTGTCCGCCCTCTTGCCGGGCATGCAGGCCGTCCTCGTCCACGATGCTGCCCGGGCGCTGGCCCCCGAAGCCGTCTTCCATCGCGTGGCTGCCGCCCTCGCCGCCGGTGCGGTGGCGGTGATCCCCGTGATGCCGGTCGTGGACACGATCAAGACCGTGGACCCCAGCTTGGGCGCCGACGCCGACATCGCCCCCGAGGTCGTCACCGGCACCGCGCCCCGGGAAATGCTGCGTGCCGTCCAGACCCCGCAAGGCTTCGACCTCGCCACCCTGCGGCGGGCCCACGAGGCTGCGGCGGAATACGACAACGCCCGAGAGGCTGCAGTCACGGACGACGCCATGCTGGTGGAGCAGCTCGGCGTCCCGGTGTACGCCGTGCGCGGGGCGAGTCAGTCACTGAAGATCACCACACCGTTGGATCTCATCCTCGCCGAGGGTCTCCTTGAAGGCCCGCTCGGCGCGCGTTGGGTGGAGGGCTAA
- a CDS encoding CarD family transcriptional regulator has protein sequence MVFEVGETVVYPHHGAAKIEEIKMRTVKGEEKMYLKLKVAQGDLTIEVPAENVDLVGVRDVVGKEGLEHVFDVLRAEFTEEPTNWSRRYKANLEKLASGDVIKVAEVVRDLWRRDHDRGLSAGEKRMLAKARQILISELALAEKTDEEKAASVLDEVLAS, from the coding sequence ATGGTTTTTGAGGTCGGCGAGACAGTAGTTTACCCTCACCACGGTGCAGCCAAAATTGAAGAAATCAAGATGCGCACTGTCAAGGGCGAAGAGAAGATGTATCTCAAGCTCAAGGTGGCTCAGGGTGATCTGACCATTGAAGTTCCAGCAGAAAACGTTGACCTTGTTGGGGTCCGGGACGTAGTGGGCAAGGAAGGCCTGGAGCACGTATTCGACGTGCTGCGGGCCGAGTTCACTGAAGAGCCCACCAACTGGTCGCGTCGTTACAAGGCAAACCTGGAGAAGCTTGCTTCCGGTGACGTCATCAAGGTGGCAGAGGTCGTCCGCGACCTGTGGCGCCGAGACCACGACCGGGGTCTCTCCGCAGGGGAGAAGCGCATGCTGGCCAAGGCCCGCCAGATCCTGATTTCAGAACTGGCACTGGCTGAGAAGACTGATGAAGAGAAGGCCGCAAGCGTTCTCGACGAAGTCCTGGCTTCCTAA
- the cysS gene encoding cysteine--tRNA ligase, translating to MTLRFYDTASAEVRDFVPLVPGNVSLYYCGATVQGMPHVGHIRSAIAFDQLTRWLQYRDYRVTVVRNVTDIDDKILAKSAESFAADFAAEPGTVRNEEWWALAYRYEQEFLKAYDALGVSRPTYEPRATGHIPEMHALIQQLIDRGHAYPALDGSGDVYFDVRSWSKYGSLTRQNIDDMQGAADADPRGKKDPRDFALWKGHKDGEPTTASWASPWGAGRPGWHLECSAMVTKYLGAEFDIHGGGLDLRFPHHENEMAQSQAAGHGFANFWMHNGMVTYAGEKMSKSIGNTISPAEMLELAPPRVVRYYLGQAHYRSVLDYQPTSLQEASAAVERIEGFISRAARALSGADAGAADAGHGSVPDAFAAAMDDDLNVPQALAVLHDTVRAGNTSLTAGQLDDARQALAGVTDMMRVLGLNDTAAPAVDEQATTALGVLVEAQLAARAQARAGKDWAASDAIRDTLAAAGVVVEDGADGASWSLKRG from the coding sequence GTGACCCTGCGCTTTTACGACACCGCCTCCGCCGAAGTCCGCGACTTCGTCCCCCTGGTTCCAGGCAATGTGAGCCTGTACTACTGCGGCGCCACGGTGCAGGGAATGCCGCACGTCGGGCACATCCGCTCCGCGATCGCCTTTGACCAGCTCACCCGCTGGCTGCAGTACCGGGACTACCGGGTCACGGTGGTCCGCAACGTCACCGACATCGACGACAAGATCCTTGCCAAGTCCGCGGAGTCGTTCGCCGCGGACTTCGCCGCCGAGCCGGGCACGGTCCGGAATGAGGAATGGTGGGCCTTGGCCTACCGCTACGAGCAGGAATTCCTCAAGGCCTACGACGCCTTGGGCGTCTCGCGCCCCACCTACGAGCCGCGCGCCACCGGCCACATTCCCGAGATGCACGCCCTGATCCAGCAACTCATCGACCGCGGCCACGCCTACCCTGCCCTCGACGGCTCCGGCGACGTCTACTTCGACGTACGCTCCTGGTCCAAGTACGGCTCCCTGACGCGGCAGAACATCGACGACATGCAGGGCGCGGCGGATGCCGACCCGCGCGGCAAGAAGGACCCCCGCGACTTCGCCCTCTGGAAGGGCCACAAGGACGGCGAGCCGACGACGGCGAGCTGGGCCTCGCCGTGGGGCGCCGGCCGGCCGGGCTGGCACCTGGAGTGCTCCGCGATGGTCACCAAATACCTTGGGGCCGAATTCGACATCCACGGCGGTGGCCTGGACCTGCGCTTCCCGCACCACGAGAACGAGATGGCCCAGTCGCAGGCCGCGGGCCACGGCTTCGCGAACTTCTGGATGCACAACGGCATGGTCACCTACGCGGGCGAGAAGATGTCCAAGTCCATCGGCAACACCATCAGCCCCGCCGAAATGCTGGAGCTGGCTCCGCCCCGCGTGGTTCGCTACTACCTCGGCCAGGCCCACTACCGCTCGGTGCTGGACTACCAGCCCACCTCGCTGCAGGAGGCCTCGGCAGCGGTGGAGCGGATTGAAGGCTTCATCAGCCGCGCCGCCCGGGCTCTTTCCGGAGCCGACGCCGGCGCTGCCGACGCCGGCCATGGCAGCGTCCCGGATGCCTTCGCCGCCGCCATGGATGACGACCTGAACGTGCCGCAGGCCCTCGCCGTCCTGCACGACACCGTCCGCGCCGGCAACACCTCGCTCACCGCCGGCCAGCTCGATGATGCCCGGCAGGCCCTGGCGGGCGTCACGGACATGATGCGTGTCCTTGGTCTCAACGACACGGCGGCCCCGGCAGTGGACGAGCAGGCCACCACCGCCCTCGGAGTCCTGGTCGAAGCCCAGCTCGCGGCCCGCGCGCAGGCCCGTGCCGGCAAGGACTGGGCCGCGTCTGACGCGATCCGGGACACGCTGGCGGCTGCCGGCGTCGTCGTCGAGGATGGCGCGGACGGCGCCAGCTGGAGCCTGAAGCGCGGCTGA
- a CDS encoding phosphoglyceromutase: MTYKLILLRHGHSEWNAKNLFTGWVDVDLNDQGRAEAVRGGELLVENNILPDILYTSRLKRAINTANLALEKADRGWIDVKRDWRLNERHYGALQGKDKAQTLAEYGEEQFMTWRRSYDTPPPPLADDSEFSQVGDPRYKDLGDAMPRTECLKDVLVRLLPYWESEIKEDLRAGKTVLVTAHGNSLRALVKHLDGISDEDIAGLNIPTGIPLVYELDENFKPLNPGGTYLDPEAAAESIKAVANQGKK; this comes from the coding sequence ATGACTTACAAGCTGATTCTGCTGCGCCACGGCCACAGCGAATGGAACGCCAAGAACCTGTTCACCGGCTGGGTGGACGTTGACCTGAACGACCAGGGCCGGGCCGAGGCGGTGCGCGGTGGCGAGCTGCTGGTGGAGAACAACATCCTCCCGGACATCCTCTACACCTCGCGCCTGAAGCGGGCCATCAACACCGCGAACCTCGCGCTGGAGAAAGCGGACCGCGGCTGGATCGACGTCAAGCGCGACTGGCGCCTCAACGAACGCCACTACGGCGCGCTGCAGGGCAAGGACAAGGCCCAGACCCTGGCCGAATACGGCGAGGAGCAGTTCATGACCTGGCGCCGCTCGTACGACACCCCGCCGCCGCCCCTCGCGGACGACTCCGAGTTTTCGCAGGTGGGGGACCCGCGCTACAAGGATCTCGGCGACGCCATGCCGCGCACCGAGTGCCTCAAGGACGTCCTGGTCCGGCTGCTGCCCTACTGGGAATCGGAGATCAAGGAGGACCTCAGGGCCGGGAAGACCGTCTTGGTCACGGCCCACGGCAACTCCCTGCGTGCGCTGGTCAAGCACCTTGACGGCATCAGCGACGAGGACATCGCCGGGCTGAACATCCCCACCGGCATCCCGCTCGTGTACGAACTGGACGAAAACTTCAAACCGCTGAACCCGGGCGGCACCTACCTCGACCCGGAAGCCGCCGCGGAGTCCATCAAGGCAGTGGCGAACCAGGGCAAGAAGTAG
- the phoU gene encoding phosphate signaling complex protein PhoU, with amino-acid sequence MRKVFQEELAQVGEQLVEISKLVSEAFEKATTAFEGADIDLAEDVIAADARIDFLQNSLDERAIDILALQGPVASDLRMIVGSLRMSASLERMGDLARHIAQLARLRYPANVIPEPLQETFKSFAKFDLEIAEKLTVLLETRDLEVARDILKANSAVNDLHLSVFKSIARSDWTESAATTVDVALASRYFERFADHGVSVAQKVTYLVTGAWHPNSIEHS; translated from the coding sequence GTGCGTAAGGTTTTTCAGGAAGAGCTCGCCCAGGTGGGCGAGCAGCTCGTCGAAATTTCGAAGCTGGTCAGCGAGGCCTTCGAGAAGGCAACGACGGCCTTCGAGGGTGCCGACATCGACCTTGCCGAGGACGTCATCGCGGCCGACGCCCGGATCGATTTCCTGCAGAACAGCCTCGACGAGCGTGCCATCGACATCCTCGCCCTGCAGGGCCCCGTGGCCAGCGACCTGCGAATGATCGTGGGTTCGTTGCGGATGAGCGCCTCGCTGGAGCGGATGGGCGACCTCGCCCGGCACATCGCCCAGCTCGCCCGCCTGCGCTACCCGGCAAACGTTATCCCGGAGCCGCTGCAGGAGACCTTTAAGAGCTTCGCCAAGTTCGACCTCGAGATCGCCGAGAAGCTCACCGTGCTGCTGGAGACGCGGGACCTTGAGGTTGCCCGCGACATCCTCAAGGCCAACAGCGCCGTCAACGACCTGCACCTGAGCGTCTTCAAGTCGATCGCGCGCAGCGACTGGACCGAATCCGCGGCCACCACCGTCGACGTTGCCCTGGCGAGCCGCTACTTTGAGCGTTTTGCCGACCACGGCGTCTCCGTCGCGCAGAAGGTCACCTACCTGGTCACCGGCGCCTGGCACCCGAACAGCATCGAACACAGCTGA
- a CDS encoding PLP-dependent aspartate aminotransferase family protein, producing the protein MSLSEEQVATLSAETLVVAAGRPPRERDAPVNPPIVLSSTYFGTGPLGPGDRGYGRYSNPTWDPFEQALAQLEGAALPGLLYASGLAAVSSALSLVPAQGVLVMPSHSYAGSLVMATELAQKGALELRTVDIADTDAVLEQLAPVGGKPASMLWLESPTNPMLGVADIRALTAAAHAAGALVVTDNTFSTPLVQQPLSLGSDVVLHSVTKYLSGHSDVVLGALVTSDAEVHASLLHHRTIHGGIAGPFEAWLALRGLRTLALRVERSQASAAFLAEQLSGHPRVGAIRYPGLPTDPGHERAKAQMRGFGSVLCIEMAPVAEAGLSGADAADRMIRALQLWLPATSLGGVESLIERRRRHTAEPASVPDNLVRLSVGIENVEDLWADLQQALATLDD; encoded by the coding sequence ATGAGTCTCTCCGAAGAACAGGTCGCCACGCTCTCCGCCGAAACCCTTGTGGTGGCCGCAGGCAGGCCGCCGCGCGAACGCGACGCCCCGGTCAACCCGCCGATCGTGCTCTCCTCGACCTATTTCGGCACCGGCCCGCTGGGCCCGGGCGACCGAGGCTACGGACGCTACTCCAACCCCACCTGGGACCCGTTCGAGCAGGCCCTGGCGCAGCTGGAAGGCGCGGCGCTCCCGGGACTGCTGTATGCCTCGGGTCTCGCCGCCGTCAGTTCCGCGCTGTCCCTGGTCCCGGCGCAGGGGGTGCTGGTGATGCCGTCCCACAGCTACGCCGGGTCGCTGGTGATGGCGACGGAGTTGGCGCAGAAGGGCGCGCTAGAGCTGCGCACCGTGGACATCGCTGACACCGACGCCGTGCTCGAGCAGTTGGCGCCCGTCGGGGGCAAACCGGCCAGCATGCTGTGGCTGGAGAGCCCCACGAACCCGATGCTCGGCGTGGCCGACATCCGTGCGCTCACCGCGGCGGCGCACGCGGCCGGGGCCCTGGTGGTCACCGACAACACCTTCTCCACCCCGCTCGTGCAGCAGCCGCTCAGCCTGGGCTCCGACGTCGTCCTGCACTCGGTCACCAAATACCTGTCCGGCCACTCCGACGTCGTGTTGGGCGCCCTGGTGACCTCCGACGCCGAAGTGCACGCGAGTCTGCTGCACCACCGCACGATCCACGGCGGGATCGCCGGGCCGTTCGAGGCGTGGCTGGCCCTGCGGGGTCTGCGCACCCTTGCCTTGCGGGTTGAGCGCTCGCAGGCCTCCGCGGCGTTCCTCGCTGAACAACTGAGCGGGCACCCGCGGGTCGGGGCCATCCGTTACCCGGGACTCCCCACAGACCCCGGCCACGAGCGGGCCAAGGCCCAGATGCGGGGCTTCGGCTCCGTGCTGTGCATCGAAATGGCGCCGGTGGCTGAGGCCGGCCTGAGCGGCGCGGACGCCGCCGACCGGATGATCCGGGCCCTGCAGCTGTGGCTGCCGGCCACGTCGCTGGGCGGAGTGGAATCGCTGATCGAGCGCCGGCGCCGGCACACTGCGGAGCCTGCCAGCGTGCCGGACAACCTGGTCCGGCTGAGCGTCGGAATTGAAAACGTCGAGGACCTGTGGGCCGATTTGCAGCAGGCTTTGGCCACACTGGACGACTAG
- a CDS encoding response regulator transcription factor — MSRILIVEDEESFSDPLSYLLGKEGFEVEVVDNGLDAITEFDRNGADLVLLDLQLPGQSGTEVCRQLRQRSSVPVIMLTAKDAEIDKVVGLELGADDYVTKPYSSRELVARVRAVLRRHGEPEELVSSTVQAGPVRMDIERHVVSVQGDQVSLPLKEFELLEMLLRNSGRVLTRGQLIDRVWGSDYVGDTKTLDVHVKRLRSKIEPDPSAPRYLITVRGLGYKFEP; from the coding sequence TTGAGCCGGATTCTTATTGTCGAGGACGAGGAATCGTTCAGTGACCCCCTCTCTTACCTGCTGGGCAAGGAAGGATTCGAGGTGGAAGTCGTGGACAACGGCCTCGACGCCATCACCGAATTCGACCGCAACGGCGCCGACCTGGTCCTCCTGGACCTGCAGTTGCCCGGGCAGTCCGGGACCGAGGTGTGCCGCCAGCTGCGCCAGCGCTCCTCCGTCCCGGTGATCATGCTGACCGCCAAGGACGCTGAAATCGACAAGGTGGTGGGGCTGGAACTCGGTGCCGACGACTACGTCACCAAGCCCTATTCCTCGCGGGAGCTGGTGGCCCGGGTCCGGGCCGTGCTGCGCCGCCACGGCGAGCCCGAGGAGCTGGTCTCCAGCACCGTCCAGGCCGGCCCGGTCCGGATGGACATCGAGCGGCACGTCGTCAGCGTCCAGGGCGACCAGGTGTCGCTGCCGCTGAAGGAATTCGAGTTGCTCGAGATGCTGCTGCGCAACTCCGGCCGGGTGCTGACCCGGGGGCAGCTGATCGACCGGGTCTGGGGCTCCGACTACGTGGGCGACACCAAGACCCTGGACGTGCACGTCAAGCGGCTGCGCAGCAAGATCGAACCGGACCCCTCCGCGCCGCGGTACCTGATCACCGTCCGCGGGCTGGGCTACAAGTTCGAGCCCTAG
- a CDS encoding class I SAM-dependent methyltransferase yields the protein MVQKAERVASPRNQGGTRTGRPVGNVTRGTTNPNRMRRVDRWLTGPQAWRLRSAEDPLVVDLGYGASPATAVELFERLSALRADVRVVGIEIEPERVRQAKALERPGLSFQLGGFELPMPVRPVLVRAFNVLRQYEEVDVPAIWRLVQGRLAPGGLFIDGTCDEIGRRVTWVALDADRPLSLGLSMRFGAFELPSEIAERLPKALIHRNLPGERIHSYLQALDKAWLEAAPLASFGNRQRWTAMCRALRAGGWPVQDGPARWRLGELTVDWDAVAPEG from the coding sequence GTGGTGCAGAAGGCTGAGCGGGTGGCGTCCCCCCGGAACCAGGGTGGGACCCGGACTGGACGGCCGGTGGGGAACGTGACTCGCGGGACCACCAACCCCAACCGGATGCGGCGGGTCGACCGCTGGCTCACCGGCCCGCAGGCCTGGCGCCTGCGAAGCGCGGAGGATCCGCTCGTCGTCGACCTCGGCTACGGCGCGTCCCCGGCCACCGCCGTCGAACTCTTCGAACGCCTCTCCGCCCTCCGGGCCGACGTCCGCGTGGTCGGAATCGAGATCGAACCGGAGCGGGTCCGGCAGGCAAAGGCGCTGGAACGCCCCGGGCTGAGCTTCCAACTGGGCGGTTTCGAACTCCCGATGCCGGTCCGTCCGGTGCTGGTGCGGGCGTTCAACGTGCTGCGGCAATACGAGGAGGTGGACGTCCCGGCCATCTGGCGGCTGGTGCAGGGCCGGCTGGCCCCCGGCGGCCTGTTTATCGACGGCACCTGCGACGAGATCGGACGCCGGGTCACGTGGGTGGCGCTCGACGCCGACCGTCCCCTCAGCCTGGGGCTGTCCATGCGCTTCGGCGCTTTCGAGCTGCCCTCGGAGATCGCCGAACGGCTGCCCAAGGCGCTCATCCACCGGAACCTGCCGGGTGAAAGAATTCATTCCTACCTGCAGGCGCTGGACAAGGCCTGGCTGGAGGCGGCGCCGCTGGCTTCGTTCGGGAACCGGCAGCGCTGGACGGCCATGTGCCGGGCACTGCGCGCCGGCGGCTGGCCCGTGCAGGATGGCCCGGCGCGGTGGCGCCTCGGCGAGCTGACCGTGGACTGGGATGCCGTGGCCCCGGAAGGCTAA
- the rlmB gene encoding 23S rRNA (guanosine(2251)-2'-O)-methyltransferase RlmB, translating to MANNGRRSVKMKKGPTVGTGGHGRKALEGKGPTPKAEDRPYHKAHKSKQLAERSAAKRGTGARSAGAGARSGPKGRATEEVVTGRNSVVEALRAGIPAKALHVAIRIEMDDRVKESLKLAAERGIPLLETGKPELDRMTDDAIHQGLVLQIPPYEYQDAYELAEETIEGWKKGHIANAPLFVALDGITDPRNLGAIIRSVSAFSGHGVIVPERRSVGVTASAWKTSAGAAVRVPVARAANLNSTLKAFKNMGIYVLGLDGDGDVSLPDLALATEPVCIVVGSEGKGLSRLVRENCDQIVSIPIDSAMESLNASMAVGISLYEISRQRATK from the coding sequence ATGGCCAACAACGGTCGCCGCTCGGTCAAAATGAAGAAGGGCCCCACCGTCGGGACCGGCGGCCACGGCCGCAAGGCCCTTGAGGGCAAGGGCCCCACTCCCAAGGCGGAAGACCGTCCGTACCACAAGGCCCACAAGAGCAAGCAGCTCGCGGAACGCTCGGCCGCCAAGCGCGGGACGGGTGCGCGCAGTGCCGGCGCCGGTGCCCGCTCGGGCCCCAAGGGCCGTGCCACCGAGGAGGTTGTCACCGGCCGCAACTCCGTGGTCGAGGCGCTCCGCGCCGGCATCCCCGCCAAGGCCCTGCACGTCGCGATCCGGATCGAGATGGACGACCGCGTCAAGGAGTCGCTGAAGCTCGCGGCCGAACGCGGCATCCCGCTGCTCGAGACCGGCAAGCCCGAGCTGGACCGGATGACCGACGACGCCATCCACCAGGGCCTCGTGCTCCAGATCCCGCCGTACGAGTACCAGGACGCGTACGAACTGGCCGAGGAGACCATCGAGGGGTGGAAGAAGGGCCACATCGCCAACGCGCCGCTCTTCGTCGCCCTTGACGGCATCACCGACCCGCGCAACCTCGGCGCGATCATCCGCTCGGTCTCCGCCTTCAGCGGCCACGGCGTCATCGTGCCGGAACGCCGCTCCGTCGGCGTCACCGCCTCGGCCTGGAAGACCAGCGCCGGCGCCGCCGTCCGCGTCCCCGTGGCCCGCGCCGCGAACCTGAACAGCACGCTCAAGGCTTTCAAGAACATGGGCATCTACGTGCTGGGCCTGGACGGCGACGGCGACGTCTCGCTGCCGGACCTCGCCTTGGCCACCGAACCGGTCTGCATCGTCGTTGGGTCCGAAGGCAAGGGCCTGAGCCGCCTGGTCCGCGAAAACTGCGACCAGATCGTCTCCATCCCGATCGATTCCGCGATGGAATCGCTCAACGCCTCGATGGCGGTCGGCATCTCCCTCTACGAGATCTCCCGCCAGCGCGCCACCAAGTAA